The proteins below are encoded in one region of Brassica napus cultivar Da-Ae chromosome A6, Da-Ae, whole genome shotgun sequence:
- the LOC106345745 gene encoding protein NRT1/ PTR FAMILY 1.2, with protein sequence MENPTTETEAKQIQLNGEKKPKGGIITMPFIIANEAFEKVASYGLLPNMIMYLIRDYRFGVAKGTNVLFMWSAATNFTPLLGAFLSDSYLGRFLTIAIASLSSFLGMVLLWLTAMLPQVKPSPCDPTAAGNHCGSATASQLALLYSAFALISIGSGGIRPCSLAFGADQLDNKENPKNERVLESFFGWYYASSAVAVLIAFTGIVYIQEHLGWRIGFGVPAVLMLIAALLFVLAFPLYVRRNVSKSLFTGLAQVVVAAYVNRKLSLPNQQDSSITYYHMKDSELKAPSHKLRFLNKACLISNREEEIGSDGFALKPWRLCTTDKVEELKALIKVIPIWSTGIMMSINTSQSSFQLLQATSMDRRLSRHGSFQVPAGSFGMFTIIALAMWVVLYDRAVIPLASKIRGRPFRLSVKLRMGLGLFMSFLAMAISAMVETLRRKKALSQGYANNANAIVDISAMWLVPQYVLHGLAEALTAIGQTEFFYTEFPKSMSSIAASLFGLGMAVASLLASVILNAVNELTSRNGEDSWVSDNINKGHYNYYYWLLAIMSFINVIYYMICSWSYGPLVDQVRNGRVNGVREEEELLDIVGKGFEKEDLRDVVKTN encoded by the exons ATGGAGAACCCTACAACTGAAACAGAGGCTAAGCAAATCCAACTCAATGGAGAAAAGAAACCAAAGGGTGGAATCATCACTATGCCCTTCATCATAG CTAACGAGGCGTTTGAGAAAGTGGCGAGCTATGGATTATTACCAAACATGATTATGTACTTAATCAGGGATTACAGATTTGGAGTAGCAAAAGGAACCAATGTGCTCTTCATGTGGTCCGCTGCAACAAACTTCACTCCTCTCTTGGGTGCTTTTCTCTCTGATTCCTACTTAGGCCGGTTTCTCACCATCGCCATTGCATCTCTCTCCAGTTTCTTG GGAATGGTGCTTCTATGGCTTACAGCAATGTTACCACAAGTGAAGCCATCACCATGCGATCCCACAGCGGCTGGAAACCACTGTGGTTCCGCAACTGCATCTCAGTTGGCTCTTTTGTACTCTGCATTTGCCCTTATATCTATCGGATCAGGCGGGATCAGACCATGTTCCTTAGCCTTTGGAGCTGATCAGTTAGACAACAAAGAGAACCCTAAGAACGAAAGAGTTCTGGAGAGTTTCTTTGGTTGGTACTATGCTTCCTCAGCTGTGGCTGTACTTATCGCGTTCACTGGCATTGTCTACATTCAAGAGCATCTTGGATGGAGAATCGGTTTTGGTGTACCTGCGGTTCTCATGTTGATCGCTGCTTTGCTGTTTGTTCTTGCATTTCCTCTTTACGTTAGACGCAATGTGAGCAAGAGTCTCTTCACCGGTTTAGCTCAAGTGGTTGTTGCAGCTTACGTGAACAGGAAGCTAAGTCTACCAAATCAGCAGGACTCATCAATTACTTATTATCACATGAAAGATTCTGAACTCAAAGCTCCAAGCCACAAATTGAG GTTTTTGAATAAAGCTTGTTTAATAAGTAACCGCGAGGAGGAGATTGGGTCAGATGGGTTTGCTTTGAAACCATGGAGGCTATGCACAACAGACAAAGTAGAAGAGCTTAAGGCATTGATCAAAGTCATACCGATATGGTCCACAGGTATAATGATGTCCATAAACACAAGCCAAAGCTCGTTTCAGTTGCTGCAAGCCACTTCCATGGACAGGCGCTTGAGCCGCCATGGTAGTTTTCAAGTACCAGCTGGATCGTTTGGTATGTTTACAATCATAGCCCTAGCCATGTGGGTCGTTCTATATGACCGTGCCGTCATCCCATTAGCTTCAAAGATCCGAGGTAGACCTTTTAGGCTAAGCGTCAAGCTAAGAATGGGATTAGGGCTATTCATGTCATTCTTAGCTATGGCGATTTCCGCGATGGTGGAAACCTTGAGAAGGAAGAAAGCATTAAGCCAAGGGTATGCAAACAATGCTAATGCTATTGTAGACATCTCGGCGATGTGGCTCGTGCCACAGTATGTGTTACATGGGCTAGCAGAAGCTCTTACCGCGATAGGACAGACCGAGTTTTTCTACACCGAGTTTCCTAAAAGCATGTCTAGCATCGCAGCGTCTCTGTTTGGTCTAGGTATGGCTGTGGCTAGTCTCTTGGCTAGTGTGATCCTCAACGCCGTCAATGAACTCACCTCAAGAAATGGTGAAGATAGTTGGGTTTCAGACAACATTAACAAGGGTCATTACAACTATTATTACTGGCTACTGGCTATCATGAGCTTCATCAATGTGATATATTACATGATATGTAGCTGGTCGTATGGTCCTTTGGTCGACCAGGTGAGGAATGGTAGGGTTAATGGTgtgagagaagaagaggagTTGCTTGACATTGTTGGGAAAGGCTTTGAGAAAGAAGATCTAAGAGACGttgttaaaacaaattaa
- the LOC106405524 gene encoding rop guanine nucleotide exchange factor 11, protein MEQEQESYKSRLFHFKNMSEHSASRRVKSWSSDCVDTDNFDEDDNDMMMFRSQPGKASSVDRPSLPLSGGATPNRNDKLAAPRMVSYESMEALQAAMDQMKEKFSKLLLGEDMSGGGKGVSSALALSNAITNLAASAFGEQRRLEPMAADRKARWRREIGWLISVADHIVEFAPTQQTNKDGTSMEVMSTRQRTDLLCNIPALKKLDAMLLDCLDKFKDQNEFYYVKKDSPDSGETRNDDKWWLPAVKVPPNGLSEISRRFLQSQKECVNQVLKAAMAINAQVLSEMEIPETYLESLPKNGRASLGDVIYKMITVEMFDADQFLIEMDLSSEHKILDLKNRIEASIVIWKRKMVQKDTKSAWGSTVSTEKREQFEERAETILLLLKLGFPGISQSTLDITKIQCNRDVGLAILESYSRVLESLAHTVMSRIEDVLYADQLTQEPTNASSKNRYTAIETEKPKEERISFSEERLSGTSLSDVMQWGNKNNEVKKESYYGGDKEKPLLSKVTGIMTTNKKSSYLENLGTMRSPTARYS, encoded by the exons ATGGAGCAAGAACAAGAGAGCTACAAATCAAGATTGTTTCATTTCAAGAACATGAGCGAACACTCAGCTTCACGACGTGTTAAAAGCTGGAGCTCAGATTGCGTCGATACAGACAATTTTGATGAAGATGACAATGACATGATGATGTTCAGAAGTCAACCCGGGAAAGCCAGTAGCGTTGACCGGCCGTCACTGCCTTTAAGCGGTGGTGCAACGCCCAACCGCAACGACAAGCTTGCCGCTCCGAGGATGGTTTCGTACGAATCGATGGAGGCATTACAAGCAG CAATGGACcaaatgaaagaaaagttttcaaAACTGCTTCTTGGAGAAGATATGTCTGGAGGAGGAAAAGGCGTTTCTTCGGCTTTGGCTTTATCTAACGCCATTACCAATCTAGCAGCGTCTGCGTTTGGTGAACAGCGGCGTTTAGAGCCAATGGCGGCTGATAGAAAAGCGCGGTGGAGAAGGGAAATTGGTTGGCTTATCTCTGTGGCTGATCATATAGTTGAGTTCGCTCCAAcgcaacaaacaaacaaagatggaacTTCAATGGAAGTCATGTCAACAAGACAGAGAACAGATCTTCTCTGCAACATTCCCGCACTTAAGAAACTAGATGCAATGCTCCTT gATTGTCTTGATAAATTCAAGGATCAGAACGAGTTTTATTATGTCAAAAAGGATTCTCCTGATTCTGGCGAGACAAGAAACGATGATAAATGGTGGTTACCAGCGGTTAAAGTCCCACCTAATGGCCTCTCAGAGATATCAAGAAGGTTTCTACAGAGCCAAAAGGAATGTGTTAACCAAGTCCTTAAAGCTGCAATGGCAATAAACGCTCAAGTTCTGTCTGAAATGGAGATTCCTGAAACCTACCTAGAATCACTTCCTAAG AATGGGAGAGCTAGCTTGGGAGATGTGATATACAAAATGATAACAGTAGAGATGTTTGATGCAGATCAGTTCCTAATTGAAATGGATTTATCATCTGAGCACAAGATTCTTGATCTAAAGAACAGAATCGAAGCGTCGATTGTGATATGGAAGAGGAAAATGGTGCAGAAAGACACAAAATCTGCCTGGGGATCAACAGTGAGTACTGAGAAGAGAGAACAGTTTGAAGAAAGAGCTGAAACTATCTTGCTTCTTTTGAAACTAGGGTTTCCTGGCATCTCTCAATCCACACTTGATATCACCAAGATTCAATGCAAcaga GATGTAGGACTTGCTATATTAGAGAGTTACTCAAGAGTTCTTGAGAGTTTGGCTCACACGGTGATGTCAAGAATAGAAGACGTGCTATACGCTGATCAGCTTACTCAAGAACCTACAAATGCATCTAGTAAGAATAGATATACTGCGATAGAGACAGAGAAACCGAAGGAGGAAAGAATCAGTTTCTCAGAGGAAAGGCTTTCAGGGACATCACTCTCAGATGTAATGCAATGGGGTAACAAGAACAATGAGGTGAAGAAAGAAAGCTATTATGGAGGAGATAAAGAGAAACCATTGTTGTCTAAAGTCACAGGTATTATGACAACCAACAAAAAGagttcttatcttgaaaatcttGGAACTATGAGGAGTCCAACCGCAAGATAttcttga
- the LOC106390577 gene encoding protein CURVATURE THYLAKOID 1C, chloroplastic-like: MASVSATLPPPLLLTQRKPNLTSVQKLPFSPIRDRRSHSMSLMVKASGKSSESSDLDVISSIQNVWDKSEDRLGLIGLSFAAIVALWASLNIITAIDKLPVISSGFELVGILFSTWFTYRYLLFKPDREELSQIVKKSVADILGQ; this comes from the exons atgGCGTCAGTTTCTGCAACTTTGCCTCCACCATTGCTGCTCACTCAGAGAAAACCTAACCTCACATCAGTTCAGAAACTCCCATTTTCTCCTATTCGAG ATAGAAGAAGCCATAGCATGAGTCTTATGGTGAAAGCTAGTGGCAAAAGTTCTGAATCATCTGATCTCGACGTCATTAGTTCAATTCAGAACGTT tgggataagtctgaagATCGTTTAGGTCTTATTGGTTTGAGTTTTGCTGCTATTGTGGCTCTTTGGGCTTCACTTAACATCATCACG GCAATCGACAAATTGCCTGTTATCTCCTCTGGGTTTGAACTAGTTGGTATCTTGTTCTCAACG TGGTTTACATATCGATATCTCTTGTTCAAACCCGACAG AGAGGAGCTATCCCAAATTGTCAAGAAATCAGTAGCGGATATACTTGGCCAGTAA
- the LOC106345746 gene encoding tRNase Z TRZ3, mitochondrial yields MILNRSLRLLLLSCPLKSSPFLLPLRPFSASYPMEKNKAKNGSSKSSPFEFNKRRADGFDETGKSKKNLERKTRKLNPNTTAYAQVLGTGMDTQDTSSSVLLFFDKQRFIFNAGEGLQRFCTEHKIKLSKIDHVFLSRVCSETAGGLPGLLLTLAGIGEEGLSVNVWGPSDLKLLVDAMKCFIPRAAMVHTRSFGPSSTPDPTVLVDDEVVKISAITLEPPRSMEEESCSKSGEISVVYVCELADIMGKFDLEKAKKVFGVRPGPKYSKLQCGESVRSDEKDITVYPSDVMGPSVPGPIVLLVDCPTESHVAQLLSAKCLESYYPSSDSGGKLVNCIIHLSPSSVTSSPTYQSWMKRFHSSQHILAGHQRKNMEFPILKASSRIAARLNYLCPQFFPAPGFWPPQHVTNSIVDSTPSDQDSNLGKSISAENLLKFTLRPYAHLGMDRSCIPPELTSPQVLDELLSEIPEIKDKTEEIKQLWKKPNGETESNTDLPSCLENIRRDDMEIVLLGTGSSQPSKYRNVSAIYIDLFSKGSLLLDCGEGTLGQLKRRYGLDGADEAVRKLRCIWISHIHADHHAGLARILALRCKLLKGVAHEPAIVVGPRSLKHFLDAYQRLEELDMEFLDCRSTTKTSWASLESGKEEGPLFSKGSPMQSVFKTPMTDLPCLENLKKVLGEVGVEDLISFPVVHCPQAFGVVVKAAERLNSVGERIPGWKMVYSGDTRPCPEIVEASQDATVLIHEATFEDDLIDEALAKNHSTTKEAIDMGSSAGVYRIVLTHFSQRYPKIPVIDESHMHNTCIAFDLMSINVADLQVLPKVLPYFKTLFKDEMVEEDVDDIALEEAL; encoded by the exons ATGATATTAAACAGAAGCCTACGACTTCTCCTCCTCTCTTGTCCCTTGAAGTCGTCTCCTTTCCTTCTTCCTCTCAGACCCTTCTCTGCTTCCTATCCAATGGAGAAGAACAAAGCCAAGAACGGTTCTTCAAAGTCTTCTCCTTTCGAGTTCAACAAGAGAAGAGCTGATGGGTTCGACGAAACAGGCAAGAGTAAGAAGAATCTCGAACGCAAAACACGCAAGCTCAATCCCAACACTACTGCTTATGCACAG GTCCTTGGAACGGGAATGGATACACAAGATACGTCGTCTTCTGTATTACTCTTCTTTGATAAACAAAGATTCATATTTAATGCTGGAGAG GGCTTGCAACGTTTCTGTACAGAACATAAGATCAAACTATCAAAG ATAGATCATGTGTTTCTGTCTCGTGTCTGCTCAGAGACAGCTGGTGGACTTCCAG GTCTTTTACTAACTCTTGCTGGTATTGGTGAAGAAGGGCTTTCG GTGAATGTATGGGGTCCTTCAGATCTTAAGTTACTTGTTGATGCAATGAAGTGTTTTATTCCACGCGCTGCTATGGTTCACACACGGAGTTTTGGTCCCTCTAGTACACCTGATCCTACTGTTCTTGTGGATGACGAAGTTGTTAAAATATCAGCCATTACCTTAGAGCCACCTCGCTCTATGGAAGAAGAATCTTGCAGCAAATCCGGCGAGATCTCTGTTGTATATGTATGCGAGTTAGCTGATATAATGGGCAAGTTTGACTTAGAGAAGGCCAAGAAAGTCTTTGGTGTGAGGCCTGGTCCAAAATATAGTAAACTTCAATGTGGAGAGTCAGTGAGATCAGATGAAAAGGATATTACG GTTTATCCGAGTGATGTGATGGGACCTTCAGTTCCTGGGCCCATTGTTCTCCTTGTGGACTGTCCAACCGAGTCACACGTTGCACAGCTCTTATCAGCGAAGTGTTTGGAGAGTTACTATCCTAGTTCTGACAGTGGAGGGAAGTTGGTGAATTGTATTATACATTTAAGTCCATCTTCGGTAACAAGTAGTCCTACTTACCAAAGCTGGATGAAGAGGTTTCATTCGTCTCAGCACATTCTTGCTGGACATCAAAG GAAGAATATGGAGTTTCCAATTCTGAAAGCAAGTTCAAGAATCGCTGCTAGACTTAACTACCTATGCCCACAGTTCTTTCCTGCTCCTGGCTTTTGGCCTCCTCAACATGTTACCAACTCTATAGTTGATTCCACCCCTTCAGACCAG GATTCAAATCTTGGTAAAAGTATATCTGCTGAAAATCTCCTCAAG TTCACTTTGCGTCCTTATGCTCATCTTGGGATGGATAGATCTTGTATCCCTCCTGAACTGACATCCCCACAAGTACTAGATGAGCTGCTTTCAGAAATTCCTGAGATTAAAGACAAAACCGAAGAAATCAAGCAGTTGTGGAAAAAACCAAACGGTGAGACAGAGAGCAACACTGATCTTCCAAGCTGTCTTGAAAACATTAGACGAGACGACATGGAGATTGTCCTTCTAGGCACTGGCTCTTCCCAGCCTTCAAAATACAGAAACGTCAGCGCCATTTACATTGACTTATTCTCTAAAGGCAGTCTTCTCCTAGACTGTGGTGAAGGAACCTTGGGGCAGCTTAAAAGAAGATACGGTTTAGATGGTGCTGATGAGGCCGTTAGAAAACTGAGATGTATATGGATCTCTCACATCCACGCCGATCACCACGCCGGTCTCGCGAGGATCCTAGCTCTTAGATGCAAGCTTCTGAAAGGAGTGGCTCATGAGCCAGCGATTGTGGTGGGACCAAGGTCGCTTAAACACTTTCTTGATGCGTATCAAAGACTGGAGGAGTTGGATATGGAGTTTCTTGATTGTAGAAGCACCACAAAGACTTCTTGGGCTTCTTTAGAAAGCGGCAAGGAAGAGGGTCCTTTGTTTAGTAAAGGAAGTCCTATGCAAAGTGTCTTCAAAACTCCTATGACGGATCTGCCATGTTTAGAGAATCTGAAGAAGGTTCTTGGCGAAGTCGGTGTGGAGGATTTGATTAGCTTCCCTGTTGTTCACTGTCCTCAAGCCTTTGGTGTCGTTGTAAAAGCAGCGGAGAGATTGAACAGCGTTGGAGAACGTATCCCTGGATGGAAGATGGTTTACTCAGGCGACACTAGACCTTGTCCTGAGATTGTGGAAGCATCACAAGATGCAACAGTTCTTATACACGAG GCAACATTTGAAGATGATTTGATAGATGAAGCGTTGGCAAAGAATCACAGCACGACTAAAGAAGCAATTGATATGGGATCTTCTGCGGGTGTGTATAGGATTGTTCTCACGCATTTTAGCCAGAGATATCCAAAGATTCCGGTGATTGACGAGTCTCATATGCATAACACTTGCATCGCCTTTGATTTGATGAGCATAAACGTGGCGGACTTGCAAGTGCTTCCTAAGGTTTTACCATATTTCAAGACTTTGTTTAAAGATGAGATGGTTGAGGAAGATGTAGATGATATCGCTTTGGAAGAAGCTTTGTGA
- the LOC111205226 gene encoding dynein light chain LC6, flagellar outer arm, producing the protein MLEGKAMVEDSDMPVKMQVQAMALASQALDLFDVVDCKSIAGHIKKEFDESYGSGWQCVVGSNFGCFFTHSKGTFIYFQLETLKFLIFKGASTP; encoded by the exons ATGTTGGAAGGAAAAGCAATGGTGGAAGATTCAGACATGCCAGTGAAGATGCAGGTTCAAGCCATGGCTTTGGCTTCTCAAGCTCTTGATCTCTTTGATGTCGTTGACTGTAAATCCATTGCTGGCCACATCAAGAAG GAGTTTGATGAGAGCTATGGGAGTGGATGGCAATGTGTGGTGGGATCAAATTTTGGATGTTTCTTCACACATTCCAAAGGGACTTTCATCTATTTTCAATTGGAGACACTTAAGTTCCTAATTTTCAAAGGCGCTTCTACTCCTTAA
- the LOC106405528 gene encoding photosystem I reaction center subunit VI, chloroplastic: MASFATIAAVQPYSAVKGLGGSSLTGAKLFIKPSRQSFKPKSTRAGAVVAKYGDKSVYFDLEDLGNTTGQWDLYGSDAPSPYNPLQSKFFETFAAPFTKRGLLLKFLILGGGSLLTYVSASSTGDVLPIKRGPQEKPKLGPRGKL, translated from the exons ATGGCATCTTTTGCAACCATCGCCGCCGTTCAACCATACTCCGCCGTGAAAGGACTCGGAGGAAGCTCTCTCACCGGAGCTAAGCTCTTCATCAAGCCTTCTCGCCAAAGCttcaaacccaaatccacaag GGCTGGTGCCGTGGTGGCCAAGTATGGAGACAAAAGTGTTTACTTTGATTTAGAAGATTTAGGTAACACAACAGGACAATGGGATTTGTATGGATCTGATGCTCCTTCTCCTTACAACCCActtcag AGCAAGTTCTTTGAGACATTTGCTGCTCCTTTCACAAAGAGAGGTTTGCTTCTCAAGTTTTTGATTCTTGGAGGAGGCTCTTTGCTTACTTATGTCAGTGCTTCCTCAACTGGCGATGTTCTTCCTATCAAGAGAGGTCCTCAAGAGAAGCCTAAGCTCGGTCCTCGCGGCAAGCTTTAA
- the LOC106345747 gene encoding uncharacterized protein LOC106345747 yields MEESHGINGVDDSYRHLPILYLTFLSIWSLSACSWTVNTFKNRNFQTNSLQWILASVPLIKALQLTLSFLFWHSCFHHQICSLWMSFGVYVTGVLFQTASFVSFLLISHGYCITCERLSLTERRTTASLGCVFYLTLVGYRASVPYFAVLLILNYMISFYVIFHHISQNLSVLREQLSFIEDENVQAMHDAVYAKYIMFKKFQGAMQIVAMAETVIYMNMDNSSQNYWLRLLIREWAQFCIFLYIGWTFRSQDMAPRFSVMPTLKPKDNTVIPPIYSMEMDEKTFKEFRSHEWNIGVPMPHSNYERQKDSVLVIIQHPR; encoded by the exons ATGGAAGAATCTCACGGCATCAATGGCGTCGATGATTCATATCGTCATCTCCCTATTCTCTACCTGACTTTTCTATCGATCTGGTCTCTCTCCGCTTGTTCTTGGACGGTTAACACTTTCAAGAACCGCAATTTTCAG ACAAATAGCTTACAATGGATTCTTGCTTCAGTTCCTTTGATCAAAGCATTACAGCTAACCCTATCTTTCCTCTTTTG GCACTCATGTTTCCACCATCAGATATGCTCTCTTTGGATGTCTTTTGGTGTATATGTGACTGGTGTTCTGTTTCAGACAGCTTCGTTTGTTTCCTTTTTACTCATCTCTCACGGTTACTGCATCACGTGCGAACGGCTCTCGTTGACAGAACGTAGAACCACAGCCTCACTTGGTTGTGTCTTTTATCTGACTCTCGTTGGATACAGAGCTTCTGTTCCTTACTTCGCAGTGCTTCTGATACTTAACTACATGATCTCATTCTATGTTATTTTCCACCATATATCGCAAAACTTATCGGTGTTAAGAGAACAACTAAGTTTCATTGAGGATGAGAATGTTCAAGCTATGCATGATGCTGTCTATGCTAAATACATCATGTTCAA AAAGTTTCAAGGAGCTATGCAGATAGTAGCAATGGCAGAAACTGTG ATCTATATGAACATGGACAACTCTTCGCAGAACTACTGGCTCAGGCTACTGATTAGAGAGTGGGCTcagttttgtatttttctctACATTGG ATGGACTTTCAGGTCTCAGGACATGGCACCAAGGTTCTCTGTAATGCCTACACTAAAACCCAAAGATAATACAGTTATCCCTCCAATTTACAGCATG GAAATGGATGAAAAAACATTTAAAGAATTCAGAAGTCATGAATGGAACATTGGAGTG CCAATGCCACATTCAAACTATGAAAGGCAAAAAGATTCAGTTCTAGTGATAATTCAGCATCCTAGATAG
- the LOC106350971 gene encoding protein PLANT CADMIUM RESISTANCE 8 produces the protein MGRVTTPQRGNPDGSSPVQQTGIPVQQTGVPMSQFAPPGYHQANVNISVGTPWRSGLFDCQEDQTNAVMTAILPCVTFGQIAEVLDEGEMTCPLGSFIYLLMMPALCSQWVMGSKYREKMRRRFNLVEAPYSDCATHVLCSCCSLCQEYRELKARNLDPSLGWNGILAQGQYGSEAPGNAPPNQYMTK, from the exons ATGGGTCGTGTTACTACTCCACAAAGGGGGAATCCAGATGGCAGTTCACCAGTTCAGCAAACCGGTATACCGGTCCAACAAACCGGAGTTCCCATGAGCCAATTCGCACCGCCGGGCTATCATCAAGCTAATGTTAACATATCGGTTGGGACTCCATGGAGGAGTGGTTTGTTTGATTGTCAAGAAGACCAAACCAATG CCGTGATGACAGCAATCTTACCATGTGTGACATTCGGACAAATAGCTGAGGTGTTGGATGAAGGAGAGATGA CTTGTCCACTTGGAAGTTTCATATACTTGTTGATGATGCCGGCTTTGTGCTCACAGTGGGTGATGGGATCAAAGTATAGGGAAAAGATGAGGAGAAGATTTAATCTTGTGGAAGCTCCATATTCAGATTGTGCCACTCATGTTTTATGCTCTTGTTGCTCTCTTTGTCAAGAATACAGAGAGCTCAAGGCTAGGAATCTTGATCCTTCTTTGG GTTGGAACGGGATTCTTGCTCAAGGGCAATATGGGAGTGAAGCACCAGGTAATGCACCACCAAATCAATATATGACTAAGTAA